The Candidatus Nitronereus thalassa genome includes the window AAGCCACCAGCAAGCAGTCATCATCTGGGCTCACTCGAAAGATGAAGATTGATCCTAAACAATTTCCCATCGTTCAATGGCGGTGGAAAATAGAAAACATTATTCAAGGTAGTGATGTCACTAAAAAAGAAGGCGACGATTACCCTGCCAGAATTTACATTACCTTTGAATACGATAGCAGCAAGGTGGGATTTTTCGAAAAGGCCAAATTCGAACTGATTCGCCTTGCCTATGGCCAATATCCCCCAACCGGGGCCATCAATTATATCTGGGAAAGTAAGGCTCCGATTGGTGCTGTAGTGCCCAACCCTTATACGGATTACGTTCAAATGATCGTGACGCAAAGCGGAAGCCAACGCGTCGGCGAATGGGTCATGGAGGAACACAATGTGTACGAAGACTACAAGAAAGCTTTTGGGGAGGAACCGACACATATTTCCGGTGTGGCCATCATGACAGACACCGACAACACCAAAGAATCCGCCATCGCATATTTTGGAGATATTCTTTTCAAACAATCGGCCACATCAGAATAAACCGTCGCCTGCTGGAATTTGTAAGGTTCTTCACAGAAATATTTTTATGAAGGGCGTAACATATAATCCTTTTTATTGACATACCAGGAACACTAGGAGCCCAACCCCAAAGCTGTGGGGTATTATCACCCTAACCACATCGCTCATTTTGAGGGACCTATCATTCCACAAGGAGGAGTTCATCATGATATCCACAAAATCTATTCTTGTGAGCACTGCGCTCTCCAGTCTGTTGCTTGCCTCAACCGCCCATGCAGGGCCTGGCCACGAAGGGGGGCATGGCGATTCTGCCGCAGGCCAATGTCATGGCGTGAACGCATGCAAGGGACATGGTGCCTGTAAAGGGGCCGGTCATTCCTGTGAAGGGAAAAACTCTTGCGAAGGGAAAGGCTGGCTAAAGATGTCCAAGGAAATGTGTGAAAAATTGAAAGACGGGAAGTGGACTCCCATGCCCCAAAAGAGCTAATTCTGGAGCAGGGTTAGCATCGAAAAATATTTGTTGATCAGGAGGTGACCGACTATGAATTCAAAACATCGTTTACTGACCAGCGCTGCACTCACGGGTCTCTTACTTGCCGCTGGATGTGCCCATCATGATAGCCATGGAGTCTATGGCAAAGGGGGCTCCCATGCCGCCCTGGGACAATGCCACGGCGTCAATGCCTGTAAAGGCAAGGGAGACTGTGCGTCCGCCACACACGATTGCTCCGGTGAAAACTCTTGTGAAGGTAAGGGCTGGATCAAAATGTCAAAAGCTATGTGTGGCGATATTAAAGGCAGCACCTGGAAGGCGATGCCAGAGAATATGAAACACAAAGGCTAACCCTTTCCAAAATGGCAACAAAAAGGCTGTGCATCATCCCGAGACGCACAGCCTTTTTTGTTTATCCAACAAGAGGTTTTGCTAAAAATAATTCGGAGATCCCCCTGCCTTCCATTTAATATTACATCCGGCACTAGGCTTTTGATCCTGAGAGACGAGTTGTTTGGCCAACACCGCATCCATCGCAGCTCGCAAGTCTTTTCCCGTGACCGGCTTGCCATTGCCAGGACGGCTGTCATCTAACTGTCCACGATAGACCAACTGTTGATTGTCATCAAAAAGAAAAAAATCTGGCGTACAAGCTGCGGTAAATAACTTGGCAACCTCCTGTCCTTCATCATAGCAGTAGGGGAAGGAAAACCCGTTCTCCTGCGCCATCGCTTTTAATTGCTCTGGACGATCATCAGGATAATTTTCTATATCATTGCTACTGATGGCAATCATTGTAATCCCTTTTTCCCCATATTCCTTTCCCAACCGAGCAATCTCTTCTTGCACATGGATGACATAGGGACAATGCCGACAGATAAACATCACTAGGGTGCCAGGATATCCAGCAAGTTGAGTTGAGGATATTTGTTTTCCCGTCACCACATCCGGCAACTCAAAATGGGGGAGGGAAGTTCCTAGTGGCAACATTGTGGATTTGGTCAAAGCCATCGCGAATGATTCCTTCTAATTACAAAAAGATTGGAAACAGGGAAGAGCGAGAGTGAAGGCAGCCCCAGCTATCACTTCCAAGGAAATCGGGCTGCCAATCGCTACAATGGTTACTCCTTTTTCCATGTCCGAAATCGTTTAAGCAATTCTTCTCGAATATCGTCAGGTATGGGTTCCGCAGGAAGCTGCCCAAGCGTGCGAATCGTTGTCTTCATTTGAGACAAATACGCGCGGCAACCTCGGCAAAAACCCAAATGGATTTGGAAACGAAGTCGTTCTGAAAAGGACAAACTTCCCTCCAGGAAATCCGTCATTAAATTCACCAAATCCTGGCAGGAAAAATTTCCCGCCATATAATGCATGATTTGACCTTTCAGTTCGTTCGACATCAATGGGTTGCTTTCTTTTCAATTAGTTGCTGTTCGATGAATTTCCGCACTTTGGCCCTGGCTCGATGGAGCAAAACCCGTTGATTGGTCTCCGTAATCTCCAAAATATTACAGACATCTTTTGCATCCAGTTCTTCGATATCCCGCAAAGTCATTACATGGCGCTGAACCGGCGGCAGGGCATTAATGGCTTGTTGGATAAGCACACGGCTTTCTTTTGAAAGTAAGAGCCTTTCAGGGGTTTCCTCATCCCACATACTGGGCAGAGTTGACCAATGACCGGCTAAGGCACCGGATTGAATAAATCGGTCTGGTTCTCTCCATCCTTCATCATCACCCTCTCCCTGTCCATCGCCTGAATCCAGAGACTCATACCGCCGCTCCCGCTGGCCGCGAGTTTTGGCCCTATTCGTCAAAATCCGAAACATCCACGTTTTCAACGATGACCGGCCTTCAAACCGTGGGAGACTCTCTAAGACGCCCTGCCAAGTTTCTTGCACCACTTCCTCAGCCACAGCTCGAGAAGGCACATAGGCCATGGCTAAGCGTAACAACGCCCCATAGTATGTCTCAATCAAAAACCCAAAGGCTGATTCATTCCCTTGTCGTAATGCTTCCACGAGCACCTGCTCCTCCTTCCATTTTCCGGAAGGGGAGCCCGACGATTGTTGAGTATCCTCTTCCTGCATAATGCCTTCCCGATTTTCTCATCCATCGGCACACGTGGGGGATACCGGCACGCATTCAAGCAAAGGAACCGAGTCTGCTATGAGCCGGAAGCATTATGGCTAGGGAGGGGTGATGAATCAAGACCAAGCGGATTGGAGTAAGCCCCCATCAGCTTTCTTGATATCAGAAAAAAATAAACAGACGGAGAAGGGAAAGCTTGAATACAACTCGGCAAAATGGGGTGGGCAAGGCAAGCCGAAATGACTAGCAATCAAGAAAATTTCAATATCTGTGCCATGATTCCAGTCCTCGTGGAAGACTGCGTCTTTTTGAGAATATGTTTAATATGTTCTTTCACAGTATGCTCACTAATATTCAATGAATCGGCGATTTCCCTGTTCGTCCGCCCATCCGCAAGTTGAATCACAATATCGTGTTCACGATCAGTGAGATTGAAGTGTTTTTTGGCTTCATCAGTAGGGACTTGGGTCCGCCGGCCAAGTTTTTCTAAGAGAATTAAAAACCGAGGTTCATGTTCATCCTGGCCAGGGATCAAAAACCCCCGAAGCAAAATGGGATGAGAGGCCTCACCAATCACTCGACGCAACTGTATTTCTTCGTCCTCCTTTGAATCACCCCCAGGTTGAATTTCCTGCTGCAGGGCATGACACAAGTCTTGAATATCTTTTGGAATGCCCCCATTTCCTGTCGATTCATGACCAGAGTTCCCCTGCTCTTGTAACACACGATGGCATATGTCCTCTGCCTCGGAATTCATAAACAACAGACACATGGACCCTGTTAACGTCAGCACCCCAGGGACCGCACGTTTTTCCACAATTTTTTCGAGGAAAACCTCGGTATTTACACTGGCTTGTTGCTTGGATACTTTATGAGTCATTACTTATCGATTCCTGGTCATCAAACTGGCGTGGAACATTGTTTCATGCATGCCTTACGAACCATTCAGGTAGGGCCCCCAAGTTGATGGAAAATGCCGATTTCAAATCCGTGGGAATTCTCAACCACCCCATGATTGGTATTCCCAGATGTGTAGTCGGCTAGGCAGAACGGTTACTTAATATTCAGCAAGTAAGTCATCACTTCCCCTAGGATCACAATGGCGCCTAACAAACAGCAATAAGACAAGCGTGAATGAACGAGGATGATTGGCTCCCCCTTTTTTCATACACCAACACCCCGAGCATGCAAACTGAAGGAATTTGGGAAATGGGCTTATGCGGAAGGATTCATCTTTATGGAGGAAAGAAACAGAAAAGGCCCTCCCCCTCACTAAGAATGCCATTAGGCATTATCAAAAGGGGAAGGGCCTCAACCCTGGGAATCAAGAACGCTTAGCTCTCTTCTTTTTTAATTTGCTCGCTCAGGTAGTTTTGCAAACCCACCTGCTTGATGGTTTCTAATTGTGTTTCTATCCAATCGATATGCTCTTCTTCATCCTTAATCATATCCTCAAGCATATGCCGTGTGGCAAAATCTCCAACCTTGGTACAATGAACGACACCCTCGCTCATCAACTTGACCATGGCTTTTTCTTTGTCGAGATCCGCCTTCAATTGTTCCGGGACATT containing:
- a CDS encoding RNA polymerase sigma factor — its product is MQEEDTQQSSGSPSGKWKEEQVLVEALRQGNESAFGFLIETYYGALLRLAMAYVPSRAVAEEVVQETWQGVLESLPRFEGRSSLKTWMFRILTNRAKTRGQRERRYESLDSGDGQGEGDDEGWREPDRFIQSGALAGHWSTLPSMWDEETPERLLLSKESRVLIQQAINALPPVQRHVMTLRDIEELDAKDVCNILEITETNQRVLLHRARAKVRKFIEQQLIEKKATH
- a CDS encoding helix-turn-helix transcriptional regulator, which gives rise to MTHKVSKQQASVNTEVFLEKIVEKRAVPGVLTLTGSMCLLFMNSEAEDICHRVLQEQGNSGHESTGNGGIPKDIQDLCHALQQEIQPGGDSKEDEEIQLRRVIGEASHPILLRGFLIPGQDEHEPRFLILLEKLGRRTQVPTDEAKKHFNLTDREHDIVIQLADGRTNREIADSLNISEHTVKEHIKHILKKTQSSTRTGIMAQILKFS
- a CDS encoding anti-sigma factor family protein encodes the protein MSNELKGQIMHYMAGNFSCQDLVNLMTDFLEGSLSFSERLRFQIHLGFCRGCRAYLSQMKTTIRTLGQLPAEPIPDDIREELLKRFRTWKKE
- a CDS encoding thioredoxin family protein gives rise to the protein MALTKSTMLPLGTSLPHFELPDVVTGKQISSTQLAGYPGTLVMFICRHCPYVIHVQEEIARLGKEYGEKGITMIAISSNDIENYPDDRPEQLKAMAQENGFSFPYCYDEGQEVAKLFTAACTPDFFLFDDNQQLVYRGQLDDSRPGNGKPVTGKDLRAAMDAVLAKQLVSQDQKPSAGCNIKWKAGGSPNYF
- a CDS encoding DUF3047 domain-containing protein, which codes for MSDLHRYSPQPLSIFGFFLCLISTLWLPSAIAEEKLEIGLFSSAEPEGSFPQGWEPLTFEKIPQHTAYELVKDGGTVVVKATSKQSSSGLTRKMKIDPKQFPIVQWRWKIENIIQGSDVTKKEGDDYPARIYITFEYDSSKVGFFEKAKFELIRLAYGQYPPTGAINYIWESKAPIGAVVPNPYTDYVQMIVTQSGSQRVGEWVMEEHNVYEDYKKAFGEEPTHISGVAIMTDTDNTKESAIAYFGDILFKQSATSE